A genome region from Bradysia coprophila strain Holo2 chromosome X unlocalized genomic scaffold, BU_Bcop_v1 contig_98, whole genome shotgun sequence includes the following:
- the LOC119070538 gene encoding elongation of very long chain fatty acids protein isoform X1 — MFNIFFKLFLFHIHNHSARLLMAFMAIYEGWRDLMDNKSDPRTRDWLLMSSPFPTIAISLTYAYCVKVLGPKLMEDRKPFKLREVLIVYNFIQVVFSCWLFYEACVSGWLTTYSYACQPVDYSRSPEAMRMASGCWWYYFSKFTEFFDTIFFVMRKRYDQVSTLHVIHHGIMPASVWWGVKFTPGGHSSFFGFLNTFVHIIMYTYYMLAAMGPKVQKYLWWKKYLTLLQMVQFVLVMVHAFQLLFRNDCNYPIYFAYFIGAHAVLFYFLFSNFYKQAYKDKKAKKEEEKLLLNGINNNNNNNGKVAQFYDKNGKTAEIIRQRVFVGSNN; from the exons aTGGCGTTTATGGCAATATATGAAGGATGGAGAGATCTCATGGATAATAAATCAGATCCAAGAACGAGAGACTGGTTGCTGATGAGTTCCCCATTCCCCACAATAGCAATTAGTCTAACTTATGCATACTGTGTTAAG GTTCTCGGTCCAAAATTAATGGAAGATAGAAAACCGTTCAAATTGCGCGAGGTACTCATTGTATACAATTTCATTCAAGTGGTCTTCAGTTGTTGGCTATTTTATGAAGCATGTGTGTCCGGATGGCTAACCACCTATAGTTATGCTTGTCAACCGGTTGATTACTCCCGATCGCCGGAAGCTATGAGG ATGGCAAGCGGTTGCTGGTGGTACTACTTCTCGAAATTTACGGAATTCTTCGACACAATATTCTTTGTTATGCGAAAACGTTACGATCAAGTGTCCACATTGCATGTTATTCATCACGGTATTATGCCAGCATCGGTTTGGTGGGGCGTTAAATTCACTCCCGGAGGTCACAGTTCATTCTTTGGATTCTTAAATACCTTCGTTCACATCATCATGTACACATACTATATGCTGGCGGCAATGGGaccaaaagttcaaaaatatttgtggtgGAAAAAGTATTTGACTTTGTTGCAAATGGTTCAGTTTGTGCTCGTTATGGTCCATGCCTTCCAATTGCTATTCCGAAATGATTGCAACTATCCAATTTATTTCGCTTACTTTATTGGAGCCCATGCAGTTCTATTCTATTTCCTGTTCTCCAATTTCTACAAACAGGCGTACAAGGATAAG AAGGCCAAAAAAGAGGAAGAAAAACTCCTGCTCAATGgaataaacaacaacaataacaacaatgGAAAAGTTGCTCAATTCTACGACAAAAATGGGAAGACAGCGGAAATAATAAGGCAGAGAGTGTTCGTTGGGTCCAACAACTAA
- the LOC119070538 gene encoding elongation of very long chain fatty acids protein isoform X2 — MAFMAIYEGWRDLMDNKSDPRTRDWLLMSSPFPTIAISLTYAYCVKVLGPKLMEDRKPFKLREVLIVYNFIQVVFSCWLFYEACVSGWLTTYSYACQPVDYSRSPEAMRMASGCWWYYFSKFTEFFDTIFFVMRKRYDQVSTLHVIHHGIMPASVWWGVKFTPGGHSSFFGFLNTFVHIIMYTYYMLAAMGPKVQKYLWWKKYLTLLQMVQFVLVMVHAFQLLFRNDCNYPIYFAYFIGAHAVLFYFLFSNFYKQAYKDKKAKKEEEKLLLNGINNNNNNNGKVAQFYDKNGKTAEIIRQRVFVGSNN, encoded by the exons aTGGCGTTTATGGCAATATATGAAGGATGGAGAGATCTCATGGATAATAAATCAGATCCAAGAACGAGAGACTGGTTGCTGATGAGTTCCCCATTCCCCACAATAGCAATTAGTCTAACTTATGCATACTGTGTTAAG GTTCTCGGTCCAAAATTAATGGAAGATAGAAAACCGTTCAAATTGCGCGAGGTACTCATTGTATACAATTTCATTCAAGTGGTCTTCAGTTGTTGGCTATTTTATGAAGCATGTGTGTCCGGATGGCTAACCACCTATAGTTATGCTTGTCAACCGGTTGATTACTCCCGATCGCCGGAAGCTATGAGG ATGGCAAGCGGTTGCTGGTGGTACTACTTCTCGAAATTTACGGAATTCTTCGACACAATATTCTTTGTTATGCGAAAACGTTACGATCAAGTGTCCACATTGCATGTTATTCATCACGGTATTATGCCAGCATCGGTTTGGTGGGGCGTTAAATTCACTCCCGGAGGTCACAGTTCATTCTTTGGATTCTTAAATACCTTCGTTCACATCATCATGTACACATACTATATGCTGGCGGCAATGGGaccaaaagttcaaaaatatttgtggtgGAAAAAGTATTTGACTTTGTTGCAAATGGTTCAGTTTGTGCTCGTTATGGTCCATGCCTTCCAATTGCTATTCCGAAATGATTGCAACTATCCAATTTATTTCGCTTACTTTATTGGAGCCCATGCAGTTCTATTCTATTTCCTGTTCTCCAATTTCTACAAACAGGCGTACAAGGATAAG AAGGCCAAAAAAGAGGAAGAAAAACTCCTGCTCAATGgaataaacaacaacaataacaacaatgGAAAAGTTGCTCAATTCTACGACAAAAATGGGAAGACAGCGGAAATAATAAGGCAGAGAGTGTTCGTTGGGTCCAACAACTAA
- the LOC119070536 gene encoding delta-1-pyrroline-5-carboxylate dehydrogenase, mitochondrial-like, which produces MTFLHYLKLFGRVVALNSKRNFMSSMTPKLPLPSIRIFNEPVLSYKLKSRERLQLEYTLEQMSHSCEDIPIVIGTKEFRTKSIQSQVMPFDHKHKIATFYHADESLIKLAMETSTKAQRHWDRTSYQERFRIWEKAAQLMTYRYRYELNAATMLGQGKTVIQAELDAACELIDFMRWNPYFLMDFLNYQPFSPNPELSKNTFRLRGIEGFVAAITPFNFTAIGGNLALTPVLTGNSVVWKPSDTAILSNWTIFKIMREAGLPPGVVNFVPSDGPTFGELITQSPDLAGINFTGSVQTFQNLWKEVGENVSNFKNFPRLIGECGGKNYHFVHPSADRITAVAATIRSAFEYSGQKCSACSRAYIPKSLWPEMKRDLLELRSALKITDVRDFTAFSSAVIDERSFDRINSYLEHAEQTDTLEIIGGGNRDKSKGYFVEPTIVVTTDPDDKLMTEEIFGPILCIYVYDDDELLETVKLVKRSKYALTGAVFALDMNFVKYACDQFRMTAGNFYINDKSTGSVVGQQPFGGARLSGTNDKAGGPLFVLRWSSPQTIKQTHAPSGDVSYPYMLKK; this is translated from the coding sequence ATGACGTTCCTTCATTACCTAAAGTTGTTCGGTCGGGTCGTTGCGCTCAACTCAAAACGCAATTTTATGTCTTCTATGACTCCCAAACTGCCACTGCCAAGCATAAGAATATTCAACGAACCTGTACTCAGCTACAAACTTAAGAGTAGGGAAAGATTGCAATTGGAATATACCCTAGAACAGATGTCACATTCATGCGAAGATATTCCAATCGTTATCGGTACAAAAGAGTTCAGAACAAAATCCATTCAATCCCAAGTCATGCCCTTCGatcataaacataaaattgcaaCATTCTATCATGCGGATGAGAGTCTAATAAAATTGGCTATGGAAACCTCTACAAAGGCCCAAAGGCATTGGGACAGGACCTCATATCAAGAACGCTTTCGTATTTGGGAGAAGGCAGCACAGTTAATGACATATCGTTATCGGTATGAATTGAATGCTGCCACAATGCTCGGACAAGGAAAAACGGTTATCCAGGCTGAATTAGATGCTGCATGTGAACTGATTGATTTCATGCGATGGAATCCTTATTTTCTCATGGATTTCCTAAACTATCAACCATTCAGCCCAAATCCGGAATTgtcaaaaaatacatttcggTTGCGTGGTATTGAGGGTTTCGTTGCTGCTATTACTCCATTCAATTTCACTGCAATTGGTGGAAATCTAGCACTAACGCCAGTCCTTACAGGCAATTCTGTTGTGTGGAAACCATCCGACACTGCTATTCTTTCCAATtggacaattttcaaaattatgagAGAAGCTGGTCTACCACCAGGAGTAGTTAATTTTGTTCCAAGCGATGGACCAACATTTGGAGAATTGATAACACAATCACCTGACCTTGCTGGAATAAATTTCACCGGTTCGGTTCAGACTTTCCAAAATCTCTGGAAAGAAGTCGGTGAAAACGtttccaatttcaaaaatttcccaCGACTCATTGGTGAGTGCGGCGGTAAGAACTACCATTTCGTCCATCCGTCAGCCGATCGTATTACAGCTGTTGCGGCCACAATTCGATCAGCCTTCGAGTACAGTGGTCAGAAATGCTCAGCTTGCTCGAGAGCTTACATCCCGAAATCATTGTGGCCAGAAATGAAACGCGATTTGTTGGAGTTGAGATCGGCGTTGAAAATCACAGATGTGAGAGATTTTACCGCATTCTCGTCGGCTGTAATCGATGAGAGGTCCTTTGATCGAATAAATAGTTACCTAGAGCATGCAGAGCAAACAGACACTTTAGAGATTATTGGCGGCGGTAATCGAGATAAATCGAAGGGGTATTTCGTGGAACCCACAATTGTTGTGACAACCGATCCAGACGATAAACTCATGACAGAGGAGATATTCGGACCAATTCTTTGTATTTATGTGTACGACGATGATGAACTTCTCGAAACTGTGAAATTAGTCAAACGATCAAAATATGCGTTAACGGGAGCGGTGTTTGCACTCGACATGAACTTTGTTAAATATGCATGCGATCAATTTAGAATGACCGCTGGTAATTTCTACATCAATGATAAGTCAACGGGATCCGTTGTTGGACAGCAACCGTTCGGTGGGGCTCGCCTTTCCGGCACTAACGACAAAGCTGGTGGACCACTTTTCGTGTTAAGATGGTCCTCACCGCAGACTATCAAACAAACCCACGCACCGTCCGGAGATGTCTCTTACCCATATATGTTGAAGaagtaa